The nucleotide sequence AGCCGGAGATCGCGATCGAGGAGATCGACCGTGTCATCGCATCCGGAGCGCGGTTCGGCTGCGTGCTTGCCGACGCGGGGTACGGGTCGAGCGGTGCGTTCCGCCAAGCTTTGAGTGAGCGCGGCCTCTTGTGGGCGGTCGGGTTGTCGCGACGCCAGAACGTCTACCCGGCCGATGTGGCCCTGATCTTCCCCGTCGCGAAGACCGGCAAGCGCCGCCAATATCACATTCCCGACTGCGCGCCGGTCTTCGCGGAAGCGATGCTTGCAGGTGAGCCATGGCGGAAGATCAGCTGGCGACGCGGTACCAGAGGCCGGCTGACATGCCTCTTCGCGGCTCGCCGTGTCCGCGTTGCGGATGGCCACAAGCACCGGATGCTCGACGATCGCATGCAGTGCATGCCGGGCGACGAGGTCTGGCTCGTCGGCGAGCGCCGGCCGACCGGGGAGCAGAAATACTATGTCTCAAACTTGCCGGCCGAGACCACGCTCAAGATACTCGCTGCCACGATCAAGGCCAGGTGGATCTGTGAGCAGGCGCATCAACAGCTCAAGGAGGAACTCGGCCTCGACCACTTCGAAGGCCGATCCTGGATCGGATTACATCGACATGCCTTGATGACGATGATCGCCTACGCCTTCCTCCAGTCCCGCCGCCTCAAGGCAGCGGGGCGGAAAAAAAAGAATCGGGGGGCCGCCACCGCAACCCAGCATGCCGGCCATCCGGCAAGCGATCGTCGACCTCTTCGCACGACCTCCGCCTTTGCGATGCCTACGGTGTCAGAAGCTCCTCGCAGAGCCCTGTAACCCGAACCTGCCAAAGTAGTGCTAGGCGACGGCCTCATGGTGCTCGTC is from Pseudomonadota bacterium and encodes:
- a CDS encoding IS701 family transposase; the encoded protein is MAAERDWRTELERWLEPFLAVLSHPARRRMCPLYIAGLIGPGDRKSVQPMAARADAVGYDQLHHFVAAGVWDSAPLEVALLKEADRLVGDPAGFLVIDDTALPKKGQHSVGVAPQYASSLGKTSNCQSLVSVTLASREVPVMVGLRLFLPETWTDDPERMTRARVPKDRQAALTKPEIAIEEIDRVIASGARFGCVLADAGYGSSGAFRQALSERGLLWAVGLSRRQNVYPADVALIFPVAKTGKRRQYHIPDCAPVFAEAMLAGEPWRKISWRRGTRGRLTCLFAARRVRVADGHKHRMLDDRMQCMPGDEVWLVGERRPTGEQKYYVSNLPAETTLKILAATIKARWICEQAHQQLKEELGLDHFEGRSWIGLHRHALMTMIAYAFLQSRRLKAAGRKKKNRGAATATQHAGHPASDRRPLRTTSAFAMPTVSEAPRRAL